In a single window of the Flavobacterium sp. W4I14 genome:
- a CDS encoding polygalacturonase (product_source=COG5434; cath_funfam=2.160.20.10; cleavage_site_network=SignalP-TM; cog=COG5434; pfam=PF00295,PF12708; smart=SM00710; superfamily=51126; transmembrane_helix_parts=Inside_1_6,TMhelix_7_29,Outside_30_528): MKHSINMIKALIFILAFGIVLTANAQSYYNVTKYGAKNDSSKLATTAIKIAIEAASKAGGGTVYFPAGKYLTGAIHLKSNITILIDAGAELHFSDNFDDYLPMVKSRYEGVDVTSFSPLFYAYKVENISIIGRGIIDGHGKKWWDFVEGYKEGQPRSKWQTTFDGLNQDIILPDDPKQMKRGFLRPPFIQPMFCKNVLIDGITIRNSPFWTINPEFCENVKVHAVTINNPHSPNTDGINPESCKNVHISDCHISVGDDCITIKSGKDAPGRKMAVPAENYVITNCTMLSGHGGVVIGSEMSGDVRKIAISNCVFDGTDRGIRIKTARGRGGVVEEIRVSNIIMKNIKDQAIVLDMQYAKTNVEAVSDRTPTFRNIHFSNITGQVNQAGYLNGLEEMPIDNITFNDINMDAKTGFSIQKSSNIEFHNVTVNTELGASIKALKVNNLIIDGLKSNKPHASAAVIDLTNVSDLFLYNAFPTKETVTYLKLNGPETKNIFLGNNNFRRVKEAVKKEKEVSSNIEIISGDKGQ, from the coding sequence ATGAAACATTCCATCAATATGATTAAGGCTTTAATTTTTATCCTTGCTTTTGGCATCGTTCTAACTGCAAACGCCCAGTCTTATTACAACGTAACTAAATACGGCGCAAAAAACGACAGCAGTAAACTGGCTACAACAGCAATCAAAATTGCGATAGAAGCGGCATCAAAAGCGGGTGGCGGAACTGTTTATTTTCCTGCTGGTAAGTATTTAACTGGCGCTATCCATTTAAAAAGCAACATCACTATATTAATTGATGCCGGTGCCGAATTACATTTCAGCGATAACTTTGACGATTATTTACCCATGGTGAAAAGCCGTTACGAAGGTGTTGATGTAACCAGTTTTTCGCCATTGTTTTATGCCTATAAAGTAGAAAATATCTCCATTATTGGCAGGGGGATTATTGATGGACATGGTAAAAAATGGTGGGATTTTGTAGAAGGTTATAAAGAGGGGCAACCACGTTCTAAATGGCAAACTACTTTTGACGGTTTAAATCAAGATATTATCTTGCCAGATGATCCTAAGCAAATGAAACGCGGTTTTCTTCGTCCACCGTTTATACAACCGATGTTCTGTAAAAATGTGCTGATCGATGGGATAACCATCCGCAATTCGCCTTTTTGGACGATCAATCCAGAATTTTGCGAAAACGTTAAGGTTCATGCCGTTACCATCAATAATCCCCATTCACCAAATACAGACGGCATTAATCCTGAGTCTTGTAAAAATGTGCACATTTCAGACTGCCACATCAGTGTGGGCGATGATTGCATCACCATCAAATCGGGCAAAGATGCGCCTGGACGAAAAATGGCTGTTCCTGCAGAAAATTATGTGATTACCAATTGTACCATGTTATCAGGTCATGGCGGAGTGGTTATTGGCAGTGAAATGTCGGGCGATGTACGTAAAATAGCCATCTCGAACTGTGTCTTCGACGGAACAGATAGGGGGATCCGCATTAAAACAGCCCGTGGCAGGGGTGGTGTGGTTGAAGAAATTAGGGTGAGTAACATCATCATGAAAAATATTAAAGATCAGGCGATTGTATTGGATATGCAATATGCGAAAACAAATGTAGAAGCTGTTTCTGATCGAACACCTACCTTTAGAAATATCCATTTCAGTAATATCACCGGTCAGGTTAACCAGGCAGGCTATTTAAATGGTTTAGAAGAAATGCCTATCGATAATATTACCTTCAATGATATTAATATGGATGCCAAAACTGGCTTTTCTATTCAAAAATCCAGTAATATTGAGTTTCATAACGTAACGGTGAATACCGAATTGGGTGCATCGATAAAGGCATTAAAGGTGAATAATTTAATTATTGATGGTTTAAAAAGCAATAAACCTCATGCCAGTGCGGCTGTAATTGATCTCACTAACGTATCTGATCTGTTCCTGTACAATGCTTTCCCAACAAAAGAAACGGTTACCTATTTGAAACTAAACGGGCCCGAGACCAAAAATATATTCTTAGGAAATAATAATTTTAGAAGAGTGAAAGAGGCGGTTAAAAAAGAAAAAGAAGTAAGCAGTAACATCGAAATTATTTCAGGCGATAAAGGACAATAA